In Centroberyx gerrardi isolate f3 chromosome 14, fCenGer3.hap1.cur.20231027, whole genome shotgun sequence, the genomic stretch CCTCGCACCATGCACGGAACCCTGATCATGAAAGAAAATGTAAGTTTGCCGGTATATGCATGAACGTATGTATGCTTTGACATGtgcacaaaaaaacactatgCATTAAATAATACTGTGTATGTcagtccaataaaaaaaaaaatctattctaTTATGCTTTTGTGAGCCTTTCATAGATGAGCTGAAGATGCCTGTAAGTTTAAGTGCTGCAGTCTCAGGTTATTATGATTGACAGATAATGtattctctccccttcccctgAACAGAGTCTGAGGCTGGTGTCTCCGGAGCAGGCCCTGAAGGAGCTGGGCCTCAACGAACATCAGTTACGCTTCACCTGCCGCGTGCAGCTCCAGGACCCCCACAGCGACCCCGACACACTCCACAGAATCTACACACACCTcaagaggtgagaggagaggggccAACATCTACCAAACGCGTACATTatttcacagaaacacacaacttCCAAAGAATATTTCACATCTACACCATCTCCCTACCTTCCTCCCAAATAACGTCTCCCTTGCTTCTGCCTTCCGCCTCTAGTAGTCCATTTCAaatgaggaattggaattggaatttttgtaatttgaaaaaacctacaggaaacagaattggaattgaattggaatttcaggaagttgaatttaattcactgaagttctgtgaaattccatgtttgttttttttacacatatctgagattgcatgtagtgttatatattatcaatactgaatatcataaaatgttaaaagttACCTTTCAGTTGGtgtttgatgcataacatgtaatcgtaatacatacattatgattgaatatatttgatttgtATAACTGTCTTGTATTTGATTcttaatgtttgatttataatgtttagcgcaagacaacctctcttagaagtggaatttcatggaattaatggaattcaattccatttactgtcattccaattcagttccaattctgtttccttagagctgggtgcaattccaTTTCCAActcctggaattgaattggaatttaccatgcattctcaattcaattcatgaatggccccgaCCCTGCTAGAGACATAGGAATATTTGTTATTTCTCTTGTCTGGGCACTGTGGCTTTGACGCTTGTATTCCTTGCTGTCGGTTGCTCCTAATGTTGCAGGTCTTTGAGTTAAAGCTTATTActtttgcactcattgtaagtcactctggataggaGTGTCAGCTTAATGCCTAGGATTTAATGTGAAAGTTGCATTTCCATGACACTTCCATTTCTGTTCCATTTCTGTCAAGTAATCCAAGGTGATTTCTGTAGGCTTTATGCTTTTACATCCTCACATTGGAAATAATTCCTTGCTTTTGCGCTGCCTGTTTATGTTTCAGTGTGTTAAAAGGTTACACCATCCAGCACCTCCCTGACGGCACAGTCATGGTGGAGTCTATAGTCATCAAAGTGTCGTCCTCAGCTGAAGACACCAACACCAAGGTTCTGCTGCTTTCCTGGAGTTATCAGGTAAAACATCCTAGTGTATCGCAGTGTTAATTTTACAGTGGCATCTTAAGTGCCATCTAAAACAAAGTGAGAACAAGTTGAAAGCAGGGGGAGGGGAAATTTTGATCTGTTGAATTTGTGCACTGTGCAACGGAGGGAAAATTCTGTGGTTTGACGTGTAAACACACCGCTCAGTGAGCAGTTGTGTGTGACGCATATCAACCAATCTGAGATGTACTGTAAGACATGTAGGGTGTGCTGCTGAACATAAAAGACCTAATGACTTTCTAACTGTAACCATATTAGGTGATCATATCACTGTGACATGTAATAATATTTCTGCTTCCGTGTCGTATCTTTTCAAGTTCCCTAACAAAGTGTCAGATAAACCCAATTATTACTAAATGTAAACCAAAGGTATCACATATAGTCTTTGTTGGGCAGATTATTTCAACCATCTGTTCTGATTATCAGTTATTTTTCCTAATCAGGTACTCTCAGCCAaaaactgaaagtaatcagttGCTTAGTTATTTTAAGATGAGCTGATGAGGacattttgtgtctgtatgaTGAATATTTATGGTGCAGAAATCTAGATTGATTATGTTTATTCTATACCAATGTCTGATGTAGGTTAGcatgaaaaaaatatctttcaCAAAGCTTGGCAAGAATATTAGACTGCTCCTCAGAGAAAACCCCTCACCATACAGTACAAAGCACAAAACCACTGCACCATTCTCATTTGTTTAAGGTCATACAGTCAAAATAGGTCATCTTGCCCTATGCGCTGCTAAACTGCTTTAAGGTGTTTTATTGATGCCTAGTAGGTTTTTTTAAGCGCTTCTGTGTTTTGGATTAGGCGTATGTTGTCCCTTTTTTGGGGGCTAAGTTGTGCAcatcatgtttagctgtcagtTGACCGATCCGGTCTGGGATTGACCAGCATTGCGATTATTGGCTGTCAATCGACCAATCTCGATTGGGATTGGCCGTGTTGTAGGCAaatggtttgttgttgttggcttTTGGCTGGGAATTAGTAAGACGAAAGTTTCTGGTAGACTGTAGTTTGGTGCAGTTTTAAATGTCAGTGTTATGGCGACgatacaataaataaacattcaatAACATTGATAATGATGGTCGTCTTGTACAATACACtagtatatttatattttattttgttttatttttatagacttCACTGCCATCAAGAAAAACTGATGTCATAGTAGAGTCAAGTATTTTTATCTATTCCCTTTCTTTTATCACTTTTCAACATCACTTCTTATCTATtttgggctgtgtgtgtgacgtgtgtgtacgtatgtgtggcAGCCAAATTGGTAGCTATGGGTATATTTTAAGATCTATCtatggtgtacacacacactagctgcaGCTGTTGGTTACCCACTTCGTCTGGCCCGCAGCGGTGTCCCCCTTTTTTTTGTGCACATCTTGCTATTTTTAAGTACGACATTTACAGTGGTGAGCTTAAATcaatatatgatatgatacattATATCCTTTTTTCACAATTTAAACATTTGAATcatcaaatgaatgatttattgaaataattctatttatccattatttaatgAGGTAAGTAAGTTAAATGCAATTACCTATTTACAATGACAACCTGGTAATATATGAAATACAGTGGTTATCAAAACAAAAGGTACTCATTTCTGATAATGTATTAAAATTGAATgaaactggggaaaaaaaggtatTATTTAAGATTTTAATTTCaggcctcaaggcaataaaaagtacaaaaaaaacatgaaagacAGTCAGTATAATCTGAAATTGAACAGTAATCTCTGAGAGAGGAACTGAGATAACACATTAAAAATGTGTATCCTGATCTGATTACTTAGATTTTATAATCTGGTTACATAATTCAAGGATTACAGTTATTACTCAACACTGCACTTTCTGCACATACTTTCTGCACATACTGATACAAATTTCAGTGAATGATTGCAAGTGTTACAtgagtaaaagtgcaaataagaTGCTTTGTGTTTTCTCCCAATGCTTATTTTTTGACTTTCTGGTCTGGTTTCTTTTATCAGGATGAAGACCTGGGCAGCTTCCTTTCAACGCTGCTGAAGAAAGGGCTTCCATCTGGATTGTGCTGAAATCTCAAGTGATCCAACCCTCAACTATGTGTAAAGTTAAAGGGAAAATTCACACTAAAATTCTCATAATGTCATTCTTATCATCTTGGATTTATTAATGTGAACAACTCCCTCCCTTCAAGATTTTGATCTGTAAATATCATCAAGCAATATTTTCTGGTTCTGCTCCATTTTATAGTGGTCATAGTGATTGAAAAATGTCCCCATATTCCTTGAAATTCAGCCTGGATACTGTCCACAGTGAATGTCccattcttgtgtttttttccagtccATCCCGACTCATTCATAAACAAGTCTAGACTGAACTGCCCAAGATCAGAGGAATAAGAAATTATTTTCCCCCTTTATTCTGTTGTATAAAGCCAACTTGAATAAACTCTTTTATAGAAaagtcttttttgttttattacttttgCTGATACAAATGACATGGATTCCCTTGTAATCCTGTGAGATGGAAGCAAATATTAAGCTATATTTACATAGGCATGTGCCATCTTGTCCTTTCCTGGTACCTCCCAGATTGACCTAGCTCATTGCGATGCTGTAAACTCCCCTGGTCCTCCTGATCCTTCTCCACCGCCACCTGACCGTGAAGTGCTTCCATTTGCAGTGGCTGGTGGTGACGTAGTACAGCAGGGGGTCCAGGCACGTGTTGAGGGTGACCAGGGCCATGGTGACCCGCCTGGCATCGTAGATGGCGTTGGTGCAGCGGCACGACCGGATCACCCCCAGGTGCCGAAGCAGGTGCAGCAGGTACACCACATGGTAGGGCACGAAGCAGAGCACGGTGATGGCCAGGATGGTGCAAATCACCCTCACGGCTCGCTGGGCCGTTTTAGTCTTTATCGCCGAAATGCGCCTGGCAGCCAGCGGGTAACACACCAGGATGAACCCGGAGGGCAGCAGAGAGCCAAAAACCAGGCCCAGCACGCTGAACGGTGCCATACGCCTGTCCCACTCGTGCCGGGCGAAATTTTCAAAGCAGCTGTGGGAGCCGTTGATGTGATTGGTCTCCAGAGGGCCCATGAGGATAAAGCCCAGTATGGCCGCTCCAAAGACGACCCACAGTGCCACGCTCACCACAGCGGAGCAGCAGTAGGTCCGCAGCCGCAGGTAGCTGTGCGGATGTACGGTGGCTACGTAGCGATCCACACAGATGCAGGTCATGAAACAGATGCTCATGTAGATGTTGGCCAGGAACAGAGTCCCCGTGACGCGGCAGGCCATGTCTCCGAACACCCAGTTGTTTTTGTTGACGTGGTAGTGAATGCGAAAGGGCAGGGTGCAGAGGATGGCTGTGTCCGCCAGAGCCAGATTGATGATGTAGACATTGAAGGAGGTGCGGGGAGTGATCTTGAAGATGAAGACGTAGAGGGCAGCCAGGTTACCCGGGAGGCCCAGAACCAAGGCCAGGCTGTAGACGGCTGGGAACAGCTGGTACTGGTACTCAGCTGGTGAGATAGTGCAGTTGAGATGGACCGTGTTCATCATGTCAGATTAGTGGGGACAGTCCAGTGTTTTGTGGATGTAGAAGAATAGTCGAACTCCTTGGGTTGATCCTCGGCGAGCCACGTTGCATTGCAGACTGGACCAGGAAATGTGTCTTCTGATTTGTAATCTCTCACTTTGTTACAGAAAGCtgtagcaaaacaaacattattcACATTTAGATTTATTCACTGTTACTTTCTTCTTACATAAATCATATTTTTATGCCAAGAACTACAtctgaattatttatttttctaccaATGTGGGGGAGATATTTACACGTGTTTGGAAACCATGCAAAACATGGGTTTTTTTACAGGGATTTTTAGAAACAAGTTTGAATATCTTGAAACTGAATACGGCAGAacctccactagtatcaagaaattGACGCTTTATTCAAGAGGATTCTTGAAACAATTGAAAGTATTTCACCCCAAAGTGATTTATTACTTTTCATAACAGAGTAGGCTGACACAAAAGTGGAAGTAGACTATGTGTGAAGAGCGTTTGAAGAGAACTTTACTTACCAAGTTGCTTAGTTGCTCCCTCGCCTGATACCCAAATGCAGATGGGTGAAATGCATAGGAGACGAGCGAGATAATACTGTGAAATCGTTGATACAACTCCCATTTATACTGAAGATCGTGTTGATCTTCAGAGTTCTGTTCCTGTTTCAGTGTAGGTGGTTTAAGAACAGGAAACCATAGTGCAAGAAAAGATGCACGGCCTGTTTTTAGGGTTCAACCACCCACTCACTGCAGTCTGTCAGGTATGTGATGAGTGTGTGGATGGTTTGAGGGCTGGCTGTGGGTTTAATGTATCAGAATTACACAAACTGTAACTTAACAACATAGGTTGAATTTGAAGTTCTGTCTTATATTAGGGCTTAAGTGTTTACTATACTATGTTGAATCTGGTAATTGGTTTAAAGAATATAGCCATTTGATTGGGTAGATTTTCCTTAACAAATGTTACTTTAGTAACATTTAGTGCTCTCCTGATCAAGAACATGGCATTTCCCATACAATATATGATTGCTTGTTGATTCAAATAATGCTACTGAAAATTGAAGGGCTTTTCCACACTAGATGGCGCCAAGAACATATGATGACAAAATGGACTaggtgcataaagatggcagTGTCCTGAGTTGAGTATAACTGTAATTTAGAAACACTGCTCACAAATGTATGCTTTAAGCACCATCTTATTGGTGAAACAGAAGGTTTTTAGTACAGCATTTTAGTATTTAAAACCTTTACAGCAAATGTTCAGATTATATTGAACCACTCTGGTTTGTGATCTGAATCAGCAGGCGTTAGGATAATACTGAGTCATGTATATAAAATGACCACAAGATGAAAACAGTTGTACAGTTCATCACCACTTCCACTCTACAAAgtacacaatacacacatattaaggtgacatttttcacatttttggcAGATTAATCATAACTGGAGCACAAGATTTTACAATGCAAATATGTCATATATCTTTATCGTTGCTAAATGATCactgaatatattaatttatgCAATCATCAGCCAACATATGGCAATAtacttgaaatgaaatatctaaATATCTTGCGTCTTTGCTGAAAGTACATGGTGAAATAGGTATTCAGTTGGGATATCTCCATCACCACAGTGAGTACCTTGATATAACATGATGTGGGCAGAGACAGTAGGTAGGTGGACTCTGGCTGAGAGCGGGATGAGTGGTAACTGGGACGTCA encodes the following:
- the LOC139914880 gene encoding lysophosphatidic acid receptor 6; this translates as MMNTVHLNCTISPAEYQYQLFPAVYSLALVLGLPGNLAALYVFIFKITPRTSFNVYIINLALADTAILCTLPFRIHYHVNKNNWVFGDMACRVTGTLFLANIYMSICFMTCICVDRYVATVHPHSYLRLRTYCCSAVVSVALWVVFGAAILGFILMGPLETNHINGSHSCFENFARHEWDRRMAPFSVLGLVFGSLLPSGFILVCYPLAARRISAIKTKTAQRAVRVICTILAITVLCFVPYHVVYLLHLLRHLGVIRSCRCTNAIYDARRVTMALVTLNTCLDPLLYYVTTSHCKWKHFTVRWRWRRIRRTRGVYSIAMS